The Gammaproteobacteria bacterium DNA window ACTGTTAAAAGTTAATTGATCAAACTGCAGCGTGTTGGGAGTTGCTATGATTAAAGATAAAATGCTGAAACCGGTTGAACTAGAGTTCAATGGTAAAGCTGGTGAGTATTTTCGTATATGGATTGTTAATGTCTTGCTCAGCATTGTCACTTTAGGTATTTATTCGGCCTGGGCAAAAGTGCGCAATAAACAGTACTTTTATGGCAACACTATTCTTGATGGTTCACCATTTGAATATGGTGCGAGTCCGATAGCAATCCTGAAGGGGCGTATTGTTGTTGTCGCTGTCTTGGCGGCTGTATCTATATTGTCTCAGATTTTCCCTCTAGCTAACGCTATATTTTTTATCGTATTTTTTATTGTGCTGCCATGGTTAGTGATGCGCAGCCTAATGTTTAATGCGCGCTATTCTTCTTATCGAAACTTAAATTTTTCGTTTGAAAAAAATCTATCTGGTGCTGTAAAAACGTTCATTGGTATAGGCCTCTTGGTAATAGTGACTCTAGGCTTGGCGTATCCGTTTTATACACATGCAATTCAAAAGTATCGGGTTGATAATCATGGCTATGGTCAATATGTATTTCACTTTAAAAAATCTGCAAAAGCATTTTATAAATATTATTTCATTGGTCTGGTGATTGTATTGGCAACGCTAATATTAGTTAGTCTATTATTTGGTGGAGCAATGTCTTCATTTGTGGGGTCGTTCAATTCAGACCCTGAGTCAATTCCAAGCATAAACCCATTGACAACAATAACATTGCTATTGATGTCAATGATTTACTTGATAGGATATTTCGCTGCATATGCCTACGTGCAGACCAGAGTGTTTAATACAGTTTGGTCTAATACATCACTTAATAAAGCTTCAGCACATTTGCTTACAGTGCCAACTGTGCCATTGATGGCGTTTAAAGGGACGCTTAAAACGAACAAAATGCTCTACATTTACTTGACCAACACACTAGGGATAATTATCAGTTTTGGATTACTAATTCCTTGGGCTAAAATAAGACTTGCTAGGTATAGAATTAATAATATAGAAGTATCATCTATTGCAGATCTAAAAATAATTATCGCTACTCAAAGAGAAAAGGTAGGGACAATAGGTAGTGAAATGGGTGATTTATTAGATATAGATATTGCTATGTAATGCAGATGAGAAAAAAGCCGCACAATGAAATTTGAGGCGACATATTATGATGGGGTACATCCTGTAGTAAATAAAGTTACTGTGCTAGTTAGTAGTAATGGTAAAGCTAATTTTATTGGCGCTGAGATATCATATAACTGTCACTGGCAAGATATTTTAGTGGGTAACCAATTGGGTAATACAGCAAGAAGTTTGCAGCTGCCAAATGGTGCAAAATGTGAGTCTTTTGCGCAGAAAGAAATTAACCAACTACAAAATCAGTTTTCTGCTTCAGTTATTAGTCGGTATATACATAAACTAGAATCGCATTGGTATTATGTGCTAACGGCATCATTGGTAGTTGCAGTATTCACATGGGGCATGATTGTCTATGGCATACCATCGCTGGCAAAAACTGTGGCGCATGCATTACCGGTAAGTATTGATGAACGTCTTGCAGAAGGCACGCTTACCATACTGGATGAACGACTATTAAAAGCATCAGAGCTTGACAAAAAAATTCAATCTCGATTACAAGATAAGTTTTTAGAGATGGTCAGAAATACACAAGATGATCACAATTTCCAATTATTATTTAGAAAAGGTTTGGGTGCAAATGCTTTTGCGTTACCTTCAGGACATGTGGTTGTGACTGATGAGTTGGTTGAAATCGCAGATAATGATGATGAAATACTAGCAGTGCTTGCGCATGAAATTGGTCACGTAGTACATGAGCATGGTTTACGTTCGGTGTTACAGAGCTCTGCAGTAGCACTTTTATTAACTGCAGTTACCGGGGATATAAGTTCTACAAGTGGATTTGCGGCTGCAATGCCCATTATCTTATTAGAAACTAGTTATTCTCGTAAATTTGAGTTAGAAGCAGATGAATATGCATTAGACTATATGCAAGCGTATAATATCGACACAAAACACTTTGCGACTATATTGGAAAAAATCACTGGAATTGAAGATAGTCTAATGCAAGATAATGCATTCTCATATTTATCAACACATCCTGCAACATATGAACGCATACAGCCTTTCATTGATAACAGTATAACTAAGTAGTAAAAAGAAAGTTCCATATAACCTCTGTTCTTTTAATAGAACAGCATGTAAAACATATCATGTTGACATCATTTAAAGCACGTTGGTCTGCGGACGGCGGATATAGAGAAGTATTAATTATTGCAGTGCCATTGATACTCAGTACCGGGGCCTGGAGTTTATTGTTATTCGTAGATCGTATGTTCTTGTCCTGGTATTCGTCTGATGCCATTGCAGCAGCGATGCCTGCTGGCATGGCAAGTTTTGCAATGATGTGTTTATTCATTGGAACAGCTGCATATGTGAATACATTTGTTGCCCAATATTTTGGAGCTAAAGAAGAAGAAAACATTGGTGCGGTGATGTGGCAGGGAATTTACTTAAGTGGTATGTCTATATTGATCGTTATACCAGCTTACCTCTTGGCAGAGGATTTTTTTGCGCTTATTGGCCATTCAATATCTCTTCAGTCATTAGAAGTAGATTATTTTAAGTTGTTAATGTATTCCGCTGTATTCGTTGTGTTGAATAATACCCTGTCTAGTTTTTTTTCAGGTTTAGGTAAAACGATGGTAGTGATGTGGGTAAGCGTGTTGATCACAATGATAAATATCTTATTAGATTACTTGCTTATATTTGGCAATCTTGGTTTTCCTGGAATGGGTATTCGGGGTGCTGCAACTGCGACTAATATTGCTGTCATTACAGGCTCATTGGTTTTGGTGTTGTTGATATTCCAAGCTAAATATAGAGAACGATTTCAATTGTTGTCTACATGGCGGTTTGATAAACAGTTATTTAATCGTCTAATTTATTTTGGCTTTCCAAATGGCTTGCGATTGTTTATAGATATGTCAGCATTCACAGCGTTTTTAATGTTTGTTGGCACATTGGGCACACGTGAACTTGCAGCAAGTAATATTGCATTCAATATTAATGCACTCTCATTTTTGCCAATGGTGGGTTTAATGATTGGGGTAGCTGTCGTTGTTGGACAAAGGCTGGGTGAGAATAAGCCACATCTTGCTGAGAAGGCGACGTGGTCAGCGATACATATAGCACTTCTATTCTTTGGGTTGCTAGCTATTATGTATTTGTCTATTCCTCAGGTATTCATTTATCCATTTACATTGAATGGTGGCTTGGGAGATATGTATGGAAGTGTCGATATGATAGTCATATTACTAAAGTTTATTGCTTTTTTTGGGATGTTTGATGCGTTGTTCCTTGTATTTCTTGGGGCTCTTGAAGGTGCGGGGGATACCCGATTTATTATGAAGATGAGTTTTATAATTTCAGTATTGTTGTTGGTTGTTCCTTGTTATTTATATATCAGTCATTATCAAGCCAACATTTATGTGCTTTGGTCGATTATTACTATAAATGTCATTATCTATTGTCTAGTGTTCTTTAAGCGTTTTTATAAAGGCTCATGGAAAAAAATGAGTGTGATTCATTAAGCAACTTAGAGTAATGCTATCTAATCAAGCGGTTGAAGCACAAGCTTAGTGCGATATGCGCTGAGTCAATTTTCTTAAGACGATAACTTATTGAAACTTTTAGTTTATAATGTAGGCATAAGAATTGCTGTTACTTAATATATGTCAGCAATAGCCTCCCTGTTCTGACTAAGCTCTTAGCCCCGCCCAGACCCTGCGGGGCTTTTTTGTGTCTGAGAAATTGAGCGCAGTTATAGATATATAAAATAGATTGTTTAGATTAATTTAATTCAATTTACTGATAATATATTTTCCTTCATTATTTACTACGCAAGTTAGCTGAAGCAGCTATTTGCATTTATCGCAAACGAACTATAAATAGCAAATGATTATGATGGTGTTAACTATTTATCTATAGAATAAAGATGGACTGGTAGGTGGAGTGCAAACTCAAAAGCCGCCGTTGTACATATCAGGTCACGCAGATCCATATGACTAATATGAAAACATTATGAAAAATTCAATCTTAAAAATCTTCGGAGGGGTATCTTTAGTGTTAGGTCTCCTGGGAGCAATAGTGCCATTATTACCTTCCACTTGTTTTATATTGTTAGCTACATGGGCATTCAGCAAATCATCACCAAAATTCCATAGCTGGTTAACTCAGCGCTCTCCTTTTTCATCCACCATTAAAAACTGGCAGAAACATCGCGTTGTGCCAAAACAGGCGAAAGTGGCCGCGGGTTTTTCACTAGTCACTTCTTTTATAATAACGTATATGTTTGTAAAAAATGAAAATGTGTTGATAGCCTTAGGTTTAGGTATGATTGTGTTGCTAGGTTATCTTCTAACACGAAAAAGTCTAGTGAATAACGAAATTAAGTACTCACACATTGACGAATCACATCAGCGAGCAAATAAAACTCTTTTTTTCGTACGCTAGATTTGCGCCAAGATAAACCTATTTCGCGAAAAGACTTATCTTTTAATTCAGAAGTAAGTACTTTAGTTTGTTTGAGTAAACCGCTATCTACTGCCATTTGTGGGACAAAAGTAATACCTAAATCGCTATCTACCATTTGCACAAGAGTATATAAGCTACTAGCGGAGAACCTACTAATCTTTTCTTTTTTGCTTAAGTTGCATGCACTCATTGCATGGTCGCGTAAGCAATGGCCATCTTCCAATAATAATATTGATTCTTTGTTTAATTTATTTGGTGAGAAATTATCTGGATCAATTAATTTGGTGCCTTTGCGGTAAGCTAGCTTAAATGGGTCGTTAAATATGCTAATTGATTCAGTGCTGATTAAATCAACTGGCAATGCTAATAATATAATATCAAGTTCACCATCGAGCAATAATTGATGAATTCGAGTGGTCTGTTCCTCTTTTAAATATAGCTCTAGTTTTGGATATTTCTTACGAATAGCGGGAAGAATGCGCGGCAACAAGAAAGGTGCAATTGTTGGAATAATCCCCATCTTTAGTTGTCCGCATAGCGGTTCTTGATTTGATTTTGCGATATCGATAATGCCCTCTATGTCAAATATAGCTAAACGCGCTTGCTGAGCAATTAAAGTGCCTGAGGAGGTAAATACTACGCTTCGGTTAGTGCGATCAACCAGTGATATATTTAGGGTACTTTCAAGTTCCTTTATTGCGACACTAAATGCGGACTGTGTAACAAAGCAAGCTTCAGCTGCTTTCCCAAAGTGCAGGTACTTTTCCAGTGCGATTAGATAGCGGAGTTGTTTTACAGTGGGTAAATTAACCATGAGTAAAATATATCGTAATAACTCAAATAATCAAAATTATTTACAATCGACACAGAGCTGAATTAAATAAATGTGGGCTAATCAAATAGCTATTTAGTTAGATAAGATTGCATCTCGCCAAAAACAGTTGAGGTATATTTAGAATTTTCACGTGTAATTAGTACACCTGATAAATTATGTTGTTTAGATAGTGAATAACTCTTTTCCGCTCCTACTACCATGAATGCAGTTGCCCACGCATCAGCGATAGCAGTTGATTTGTGTAATACAGTCGCTGAACCTAGGTTGTGACGAACAGGGTACCCGCTTCGTGGATCAATTGCGTGAGAGTAATGTTTGCCATTATGAATAATGAAATTTCTATAATCTCCAGAAGTAGCTACCCCTACATTATTAAGAGAAATTATCTGTTCAATATCTCCGCGTTGAAAATCTGGGGTTTCTATACCGATGCGCCATGGGTTACCGTGAGGCGCGATGCCTGAGCCTTTAACTTCACCGCCAATCTCAACCATGTAGTTAATGATATTATGTTGGTTAAGAATCTTAGCTATTTCGTCAACAGCATAGCCCTTAGCAATGGCAGACAAATCGACGTATAAGTCAATAATTTTTTTATTCAAAGCAGGTGGATCAATGCGAACATCTAGATGTTGATAACCAATACTTCGTTTAGCAATCTTTATTTCAGTATCTGTGGGAAATGTAAAGTTGGTATTGCTAGGACCAAATCCCCATAAATTAACCAACGGACCAACTGTAACATCAAATGCACCATCAGTAAGTCTGCTAATTGATAGTGATAGTTCTACTAACTGTGCTAGTTCTTCATCAACAGCATGCCATCCTGTTTCACGCGATTGATTAAAACCACTTAATTGTGAATTGGGAATATAGGTCGACATTAAAGAGTTAATACGATCAAGGCGTAGTTCAATAATATCTTTTAATTCTGAGGTAGAAATTGAAGTGGAAGTGTCAGCCCATTGAACGCTATAACTAGTTCCCATGGTTTGGCCTGTAATTTGTGTACCGACATGATTAGAGTCACATGAGGATAATAGAAAAATTACGCATGCAGATAGTATTAGTAAATAAAATTTTACAACAAACAACATAGGATATTTAAACGTTAACTGAGTTAGTATACGTAATAGTATGAGGCGTTTATTTCAGAACATTATAAAATTCTGAAATTGGTGCAATCATGCTAGCAGGGTACTTATTAAAAATACAATTATACAGTATCAGGGGGGGAATGATGGTTTACACCCGGAAATCACCGGCATTACTAGTTATAGGTATAGTGATGTTTGCTATTTGGTGGGCAACAACTAGCGGGTTGCTTGCACCAGTCATTAGTTTTTTACTCATCGACAAAAAATACTCAAACGAACTGGCAACATTGCCTCTGTACTTTGGGCTGATAGCGATTGTTATTGGTATCTTAGTGTGGGGAATTAAGCAAAAGGAGGGTAATGTAGATTACATCTTAGGGACAGCTGCTGGTGGCATGTTTATTTTATTAATAGCCATGTTAGTGCGTTGGTTTGTAGCGCCTGTTGTTGCATTACTTGGAACCATGTTAGGGAAAGTGGGAGAGACTGGTAAATATATTCACGAATTATTAGGTCTTAACTACGTGGTGATAGGAATTATTGCGGGAATATTAATAGTTAATGTATTTAAAATACCTGGGTGGGCTGAGCATGGTATTCGTTTGGCAAGATTGGCATTGAAAACAGGTGTGATACTGTTGGGTACGCTTTATAGCCTTGCGGAGCTGCAACAACTGGGAAAACTCTCCTTCATACTAATTGGAGTATTTGTACTAGGATCAGTAGGAATTGTATTGTGGTTGAGTAAACGACGAAAAGTTTCACACTCAATGGGTGGAGTATTGTCCGCTGGCATTGGCGTATGTGGTGTGTCTGCTACGGTTGCAGCCGCGCCAGTAGTAAAAGCAAAATCGGTCGAGATCGCTTATACCATTGGTACAATATTATTATGGGGTGTCGGTTGTATGTTCGTGTTCCCAATTATTGGAAATTTATTAGACATGGGGCATGTCCAATTTGGCGCATGGGCAGGAACAGGCATACTTAATTCCGCTCAAGTGGCTGGTGCAGCATTAGCGTTTCAGCCAGATGGGATAGAAACATTAAAGGTAGCCGAAATATTTAATATCACACGCGTACTATTTCTACCAGTGATCGTTCTATGGCTAGCATTATGGTATGTGAAGCAAGAACAAACGACTACAGATGTCAATGTTGGTCTAGTAGTGATAGAGAAATTCCCAGTGTTTGTTTTAGGATTCATATTAATGTTCGCATTATCATCAACTGGAATTTTCGCACCTGCAAATCATTACAAAGGGAAATACTTTGATAATAATGTTTCAGAAGACAAGCTATTAACAAATGAACAATTGTCAGTATTGTTTTCTGAGTCTAGCAAGGTGGAAAGAGAAGATAGGCAAAAGGCACTTGTAAGGCTGATTGAAAATAGAAAAGTAATGTCGATTGAAGATGATGATGCGATAAGAGGCTTAGTCAATG harbors:
- a CDS encoding MATE family efflux transporter gives rise to the protein MLTSFKARWSADGGYREVLIIAVPLILSTGAWSLLLFVDRMFLSWYSSDAIAAAMPAGMASFAMMCLFIGTAAYVNTFVAQYFGAKEEENIGAVMWQGIYLSGMSILIVIPAYLLAEDFFALIGHSISLQSLEVDYFKLLMYSAVFVVLNNTLSSFFSGLGKTMVVMWVSVLITMINILLDYLLIFGNLGFPGMGIRGAATATNIAVITGSLVLVLLIFQAKYRERFQLLSTWRFDKQLFNRLIYFGFPNGLRLFIDMSAFTAFLMFVGTLGTRELAASNIAFNINALSFLPMVGLMIGVAVVVGQRLGENKPHLAEKATWSAIHIALLFFGLLAIMYLSIPQVFIYPFTLNGGLGDMYGSVDMIVILLKFIAFFGMFDALFLVFLGALEGAGDTRFIMKMSFIISVLLLVVPCYLYISHYQANIYVLWSIITINVIIYCLVFFKRFYKGSWKKMSVIH
- a CDS encoding LysR substrate-binding domain-containing protein; amino-acid sequence: MVNLPTVKQLRYLIALEKYLHFGKAAEACFVTQSAFSVAIKELESTLNISLVDRTNRSVVFTSSGTLIAQQARLAIFDIEGIIDIAKSNQEPLCGQLKMGIIPTIAPFLLPRILPAIRKKYPKLELYLKEEQTTRIHQLLLDGELDIILLALPVDLISTESISIFNDPFKLAYRKGTKLIDPDNFSPNKLNKESILLLEDGHCLRDHAMSACNLSKKEKISRFSASSLYTLVQMVDSDLGITFVPQMAVDSGLLKQTKVLTSELKDKSFREIGLSWRKSSVRKKEFYLLADVIRQCVST
- a CDS encoding YjgN family protein — its product is MIKDKMLKPVELEFNGKAGEYFRIWIVNVLLSIVTLGIYSAWAKVRNKQYFYGNTILDGSPFEYGASPIAILKGRIVVVAVLAAVSILSQIFPLANAIFFIVFFIVLPWLVMRSLMFNARYSSYRNLNFSFEKNLSGAVKTFIGIGLLVIVTLGLAYPFYTHAIQKYRVDNHGYGQYVFHFKKSAKAFYKYYFIGLVIVLATLILVSLLFGGAMSSFVGSFNSDPESIPSINPLTTITLLLMSMIYLIGYFAAYAYVQTRVFNTVWSNTSLNKASAHLLTVPTVPLMAFKGTLKTNKMLYIYLTNTLGIIISFGLLIPWAKIRLARYRINNIEVSSIADLKIIIATQREKVGTIGSEMGDLLDIDIAM
- a CDS encoding FAD:protein FMN transferase, whose amino-acid sequence is MGTSYSVQWADTSTSISTSELKDIIELRLDRINSLMSTYIPNSQLSGFNQSRETGWHAVDEELAQLVELSLSISRLTDGAFDVTVGPLVNLWGFGPSNTNFTFPTDTEIKIAKRSIGYQHLDVRIDPPALNKKIIDLYVDLSAIAKGYAVDEIAKILNQHNIINYMVEIGGEVKGSGIAPHGNPWRIGIETPDFQRGDIEQIISLNNVGVATSGDYRNFIIHNGKHYSHAIDPRSGYPVRHNLGSATVLHKSTAIADAWATAFMVVGAEKSYSLSKQHNLSGVLITRENSKYTSTVFGEMQSYLTK
- a CDS encoding M48 family metallopeptidase; this encodes MKFEATYYDGVHPVVNKVTVLVSSNGKANFIGAEISYNCHWQDILVGNQLGNTARSLQLPNGAKCESFAQKEINQLQNQFSASVISRYIHKLESHWYYVLTASLVVAVFTWGMIVYGIPSLAKTVAHALPVSIDERLAEGTLTILDERLLKASELDKKIQSRLQDKFLEMVRNTQDDHNFQLLFRKGLGANAFALPSGHVVVTDELVEIADNDDEILAVLAHEIGHVVHEHGLRSVLQSSAVALLLTAVTGDISSTSGFAAAMPIILLETSYSRKFELEADEYALDYMQAYNIDTKHFATILEKITGIEDSLMQDNAFSYLSTHPATYERIQPFIDNSITK
- a CDS encoding YbaN family protein; the protein is MKNSILKIFGGVSLVLGLLGAIVPLLPSTCFILLATWAFSKSSPKFHSWLTQRSPFSSTIKNWQKHRVVPKQAKVAAGFSLVTSFIITYMFVKNENVLIALGLGMIVLLGYLLTRKSLVNNEIKYSHIDESHQRANKTLFFVR
- a CDS encoding putative sulfate exporter family transporter; its protein translation is MMVYTRKSPALLVIGIVMFAIWWATTSGLLAPVISFLLIDKKYSNELATLPLYFGLIAIVIGILVWGIKQKEGNVDYILGTAAGGMFILLIAMLVRWFVAPVVALLGTMLGKVGETGKYIHELLGLNYVVIGIIAGILIVNVFKIPGWAEHGIRLARLALKTGVILLGTLYSLAELQQLGKLSFILIGVFVLGSVGIVLWLSKRRKVSHSMGGVLSAGIGVCGVSATVAAAPVVKAKSVEIAYTIGTILLWGVGCMFVFPIIGNLLDMGHVQFGAWAGTGILNSAQVAGAALAFQPDGIETLKVAEIFNITRVLFLPVIVLWLALWYVKQEQTTTDVNVGLVVIEKFPVFVLGFILMFALSSTGIFAPANHYKGKYFDNNVSEDKLLTNEQLSVLFSESSKVEREDRQKALVRLIENRKVMSIEDDDAIRGLVNAAILSKQANRILKSAHKNVRHSAKKIKKFRQWITWLFAFGLVGLGMQITVSAMKQAGGQPAVIGGVVGILKAVLSLLVVLMFVEETI